In Streptomyces pluripotens, the genomic window CCACCGATGTCACCGACCACGCCGAGGCCGCCGAACGCCTGCGCGCCAGTGAGCGACGCCAGCGGGAAACGGCCGTCACGCTCCAGCGATCCCTCCTCCCACAGGAACTGGAGCAGCCCGATGACCTGCGCATCGCCGCCACCTACCAGCCCGGGGGCACCGAGGCCGCGGTGGGCGGCGACTGGTACGACGTCATCACCCTCGGCGGCGGCCGGACCGCCCTGGTCATCGGCGACGTCATGGGGCGGGGTGTGCGGGCCGCCGCCGTCATGGGCCAGCTCCGCACCGCCGTGCGCGCCTACGCCCGCCTCGACCTGCCCCCGCACGAGGTGCTGCAGCTCCTCGACGGCCTCGCCACCGAGATCGACGCCAACCAGATCGCCACCTGCGTCTACGCCATCCACGATCCCAACGAGGGCCGCCTGGTCTATGCCTCCGCGGGGCACCTTCCCATCCTGGTGCGGGATGAGAACGGCACGGTCGCCCGCGCCGACGAGCCGACCGGACCGCCGCTCGGCACCGGAGGCTGGATGCACACCTCCGGCTCCATCGCGCTCGGCCCCGGCGCCACCGCGGTCCTCTATACCGACGGCCTGGTCGAGCGCCGGGACGAGGACCTGGATGAGGGCATCGCCGCCCTGGAAGGCGCTCTCGCCGGTGCGACCGGCACGCCCCAGGTGGTCTGCGACCGTCTGGTCCGTTCGGCCGGCGTCACCGCCGACCACGACGACGACGTGGCGGTACTCGTCCTCCAGCACCCGGCCCGTACCGGCCCCGAAGGTGACCTCTTCCGCAATGCGGCCCTGGAACTCCTGGGCGGTGTCGAGGCGGCCCCCCGCGCGCGAGCCTTCGCCTCCGGAGTCCTGACCAGCTGGCGTTTCCCTGCCGAACTGCACGACCTCGGGGTCCTTGCCACCAGCGAGTTGGTGGCCAACAGCCTTCAGCACGGCATCCCGCCCATGCGCCTCAGGCTCCGCCGCACCGACCGCCGGCTCATCGTGGAGGTCACTGACGGCGACGACCACCTGCCCCGGCGTCGTCGTGCCGAACCCGCAGACGAGTCCGGCCGGGGCATTGCGATCGTGGCGACGATCGCTTCGAACTGGGGGTGCCGCCGTACCCCGGGAGGCGGCAAGGCCGTGTGGTGCGAATTCCTCCTGAAGGCACCGTGCTGAATCCTGCCGCACCTGGCTCGCGCGTCGCTCGACCGTACGACCGGCTCGATGCTCGGACGTCCGGACCAAAGGTGATGACGCCCGTGGCACGGAGGATATGACGGCCATCGCGGACCGCCTGCTCACGCGCCCGCGGCCACCGGCTCCGCGGGCGTCCCCCCACGGGCGACCACCCGGCTGCCTCGCGCCAGCCACGGCTGGTCCTGTACGGCGGTGAGCCGTCGCCCCAACCGCAGCGCCAGCCAGGTGATGCCCAGCGAGAACAGCAGGAACGTCACGATGTACGGGGCGTGCAGCGAGGCACCCATGGGCCCGCCCACCACCGGACCGACTGCCAGCGCCAGCTGCTTGACCAGTGCGAAAGCCGAGTTGTACTGCCCGGCCATGCCCTCCGGTGCCAGGTCGGCGACCAGCGGTGCGACCGTCGGAGACAGCATCGCCTCGCCCAGCCCGAACAGGGCGTACGCCGACACGAACGCAGCCGTGGCCATCTCCTGGCTGCCGTGGCCCAGCCCCGCGTATCCGGCCGTGAGCCAGGCCACGGCCCAGATCAGTCCCACGCCGGCGATCACCCGGGACCGCCGACGCCGTTCCACGAACCTGAGCACGGCGAACTGTGCGACCACGATCACCAGCGTGTTCGCGGCCAGCGCGGTACCGAGCGCGGAGGTGGATATGCCGGCGGCCTCCACGCCATACGCGCTCAGCCCCGATTCGAACTGGCCGTAGCAAGCGAAGAACAGCACGAAACCCAGTACGGACAGCTGCACCATCGCCCGGTTCCCGAGCAGCTGGTTCCAGCCGCCCTTCGCCGACTGCGCGGGGGTGCCCGCCAGCCGCGGCGAGTGGGGCATCCGCACCGTCGCCATCACCACGACCAGCAACAGGAACATCGCCGCCTCGATCGCGAACAGCAGCGTGAACGAAGACACGCGTGTGGCGTCGACGAGGTGACCGCCGATGAGGCCACCGACGCCGAGGCCCAGGTTCTGCAGGAAGAACTGCATGGCGAAAGCACGCGAGCGAGTGTCGGCCGACGAGCAGTCCACGATCATCGTCGCCAGCGCCGGCTGCATCACGGCCTGTCCGGCGCCGAGCGCCGCGGCGGACAGCAGCACGGTGGTCGCATCGGCCGCTAGCCCGAGGCTCATCGCGCCCAGAGCGGCGGCTATCAGGGCGGTGAGCAGGACCGGCAACGGGCCGCGCCGCACGATCGCCCGGCCGGCGAACGGCAGCACGATCAGTGCGGCGACGGCGAAGACGGCGAGTACCAGTCCCGCCGTCACGGCTCCCAGGCCCCGCACCTGCGCCACGTAGACGTACAGGTAGGGGACCGTGAAGCCGAGCCCGAAAGCGCTGAGTGCGTTGCCCACGTGGATCCGGCGCAGCGCTGCGCCCATCGCCCTGGTCACGTTCACCTCTCTCACTAGTTAGCATTGAAGACTTCGAAGCTAAAGTTCGAATCTAAAGAGTACACAGTGAAGGACTTCAAGGCAAAGGGGCCGCATGCGATACTGCGGGCATGGCCGACACCCCCGGCGTCCCGGAGCCGACTCTCGAAGAGCAGATCGCCGCGTACCAGCGCGAGTTCCAGGGCCTCGACCCTCAGGTTGAGGAGATCGTGTCGGCGCTGTCCCGGCTGAACCGCCGCATGAACGTCGCGTACGGCCGGCAGACCGCCGCCCTCGGTATCAGTAACGCCGAGTGGGAGGTCCTCAAGGCGCTGGTCCTCTCCGGCGCCCCGTACCGCATGGGCCCCGGCGACCTGGCTAAGCGGCTCGGTCTCACCC contains:
- a CDS encoding ATP-binding SpoIIE family protein phosphatase, encoding MNFTRWSARLPGTQRRAAARTDTPVSPDRRGEGSVPAARAEQPSDGTLPVPAVDQLPARDVLDRVPALVALVHGPDHRIAYLNDAYTAAFGTRPVGAPAREALPELNELGLLPLLDQVLRSGKPRTLKSRKAVDGRSYTFTCTPVAEGADRADRAVGTDSTDSAVLVFATDVTDHAEAAERLRASERRQRETAVTLQRSLLPQELEQPDDLRIAATYQPGGTEAAVGGDWYDVITLGGGRTALVIGDVMGRGVRAAAVMGQLRTAVRAYARLDLPPHEVLQLLDGLATEIDANQIATCVYAIHDPNEGRLVYASAGHLPILVRDENGTVARADEPTGPPLGTGGWMHTSGSIALGPGATAVLYTDGLVERRDEDLDEGIAALEGALAGATGTPQVVCDRLVRSAGVTADHDDDVAVLVLQHPARTGPEGDLFRNAALELLGGVEAAPRARAFASGVLTSWRFPAELHDLGVLATSELVANSLQHGIPPMRLRLRRTDRRLIVEVTDGDDHLPRRRRAEPADESGRGIAIVATIASNWGCRRTPGGGKAVWCEFLLKAPC
- a CDS encoding MFS transporter codes for the protein MTRAMGAALRRIHVGNALSAFGLGFTVPYLYVYVAQVRGLGAVTAGLVLAVFAVAALIVLPFAGRAIVRRGPLPVLLTALIAAALGAMSLGLAADATTVLLSAAALGAGQAVMQPALATMIVDCSSADTRSRAFAMQFFLQNLGLGVGGLIGGHLVDATRVSSFTLLFAIEAAMFLLLVVVMATVRMPHSPRLAGTPAQSAKGGWNQLLGNRAMVQLSVLGFVLFFACYGQFESGLSAYGVEAAGISTSALGTALAANTLVIVVAQFAVLRFVERRRRSRVIAGVGLIWAVAWLTAGYAGLGHGSQEMATAAFVSAYALFGLGEAMLSPTVAPLVADLAPEGMAGQYNSAFALVKQLALAVGPVVGGPMGASLHAPYIVTFLLFSLGITWLALRLGRRLTAVQDQPWLARGSRVVARGGTPAEPVAAGA